In Gammaproteobacteria bacterium (ex Lamellibrachia satsuma), a single genomic region encodes these proteins:
- the dgt gene encoding dNTP triphosphohydrolase, producing the protein MNWPQLLSRKRLGSDDEPSETTARTDYQRDLDRIVFSSAFRRMQDKTQIFPLSKIDYVRTRLTHSLESSSVGRSLGTLVGEQIITRHDLASAEASDFGDICAAACLAHDIGNPPFGHSGEDAIRLWAETADYGKGRVGVLHGSQREDFLNFEGNAQGFRVLSRLQNRDNPGGLQLTSATLAAFSKYPRESCIGKGRFDGVSAKKPGFTAADRVLFETVVENTGLIRRDPILAIWHRHPLAFLVEAADDICYRVIDIEDGYRLGHLTFDEALGLFLQVLSEPERQEKRLRGISGNKEKIEFLRAKVINQAIGQSMSCFLDSEDDILAGRFDQPLLSLIPKREEMNQLIEVAIEKIYNAPEVIEIEVAGFQVISELLERFIQVVDDVAEHGLQASSRSKMMILLVPDQFIGPDRKPAEDAYTRLLRLTDFVGGMTDSYAVSLYKKVTGISLPG; encoded by the coding sequence ATGAACTGGCCGCAACTGCTCTCCCGCAAACGCCTGGGATCAGACGATGAGCCCTCCGAGACGACTGCCCGCACCGACTATCAGCGGGACCTCGATCGGATTGTTTTCTCCTCCGCCTTCCGGCGTATGCAGGACAAAACGCAGATCTTTCCGCTGTCGAAGATTGACTATGTCAGGACCCGTCTGACTCATAGTCTGGAATCTTCCAGTGTGGGCCGTTCTCTGGGAACTTTGGTTGGCGAGCAGATTATAACCCGTCATGATTTGGCCTCTGCCGAGGCTTCCGATTTTGGTGATATATGCGCTGCGGCCTGTCTGGCCCATGATATCGGCAATCCGCCTTTCGGCCACTCAGGCGAGGATGCGATCCGTCTGTGGGCCGAGACGGCGGATTACGGCAAAGGGCGGGTTGGGGTACTGCATGGCAGTCAGCGGGAGGATTTCCTCAACTTTGAAGGTAATGCCCAGGGTTTTCGTGTGCTTTCACGTTTACAGAACCGTGACAATCCCGGTGGCCTGCAGTTGACGAGCGCCACCTTGGCGGCATTCAGTAAATATCCCCGTGAATCCTGTATCGGCAAAGGACGCTTTGATGGGGTCAGTGCCAAAAAACCGGGTTTTACCGCCGCGGATCGGGTACTGTTTGAAACCGTGGTGGAGAATACAGGGCTGATAAGACGGGATCCCATATTGGCGATCTGGCACCGCCATCCACTGGCTTTTCTGGTGGAAGCGGCGGACGACATCTGCTATCGGGTGATCGATATTGAAGATGGTTACCGTTTGGGACACCTTACCTTTGATGAGGCACTGGGGCTTTTCCTGCAGGTGCTTTCTGAACCTGAGCGGCAGGAGAAACGGCTGCGTGGCATCAGTGGAAACAAGGAGAAAATTGAGTTTCTGCGCGCCAAGGTGATCAATCAGGCGATCGGTCAGTCGATGAGCTGTTTTCTGGATTCTGAAGATGACATCCTGGCCGGCAGATTCGACCAGCCCCTCCTGAGTCTTATACCCAAGCGGGAGGAGATGAACCAGTTGATCGAGGTGGCGATTGAGAAGATCTACAACGCGCCAGAGGTGATTGAGATTGAGGTTGCGGGTTTTCAGGTGATCAGCGAATTGCTGGAGCGCTTTATTCAGGTAGTGGATGATGTTGCCGAGCATGGCCTGCAGGCGAGTTCCCGTAGCAAGATGATGATTCTTCTGGTGCCGGATCAGTTTATCGGCCCCGATAGAAAGCCGGCGGAAGATGCTTACACCCGGCTGCTGCGTTTGACTGATTTCGTCGGCGGCATGACCGATTCATATGCCGTTTCACTCTATAAAAAGGTGACGGGCATCTCTCTGCCGGGCTGA
- a CDS encoding glycine zipper family protein, with amino-acid sequence MRRMQSFRPAMLAMSVVLVLMLAGCASGPKRPVFYPNDHMKTVGKSQSEQDAEACMALARDSGVSENQDGEVGKKAAKGAAVGGIASGVWGLFRGDAGERAVAGAAAGAATGAVGGAFQSAELNPTFKRFVQRCLSERGYEVIGWE; translated from the coding sequence ATGAGAAGAATGCAATCATTTCGGCCAGCAATGCTTGCCATGTCTGTTGTCCTTGTTTTGATGCTGGCCGGATGTGCATCGGGACCAAAACGTCCGGTCTTCTATCCCAATGATCACATGAAAACTGTGGGAAAGAGTCAGTCGGAACAGGATGCCGAGGCCTGCATGGCTTTGGCCCGGGATTCCGGCGTGAGTGAGAACCAGGATGGTGAGGTTGGAAAGAAGGCTGCCAAAGGCGCTGCTGTCGGCGGTATTGCTTCTGGTGTGTGGGGGCTGTTTCGCGGTGATGCGGGAGAGCGGGCAGTCGCGGGCGCGGCAGCAGGTGCGGCAACGGGAGCTGTCGGCGGAGCCTTTCAGTCGGCGGAACTCAATCCCACCTTCAAGCGCTTTGTGCAGCGTTGCCTGAGTGAGCGTGGTTACGAAGTCATTGGCTGGGAATAG
- a CDS encoding DUF2959 domain-containing protein, which translates to MEKVGVHKRDILVDRVESARDAQTEAQEQFKSALEQFASVIKVEETDLKSAYEKLNDEFEESQSAADDVSSRIDKVESVADALFEEWQEELDLYQNKNLKAASAKKMRATKKRYGQMLKSMLQAEKTMQPILDSFQDNVLFLKHNLNAQAIGALRGEFSNLKSDIGKLIKRMNQSIARSNSFIESLQQP; encoded by the coding sequence ATGGAAAAAGTGGGCGTCCACAAACGTGACATTCTCGTAGACCGGGTGGAGTCAGCCCGCGATGCCCAGACTGAGGCCCAGGAGCAGTTCAAATCGGCCCTGGAACAGTTCGCCTCTGTCATCAAAGTTGAAGAGACCGACCTCAAATCAGCCTATGAAAAACTGAATGACGAATTCGAAGAGAGCCAGTCCGCCGCAGATGACGTCTCCAGTCGTATCGATAAAGTCGAGTCGGTGGCAGACGCCCTCTTCGAAGAGTGGCAGGAGGAGCTGGATCTCTATCAGAATAAAAACCTCAAAGCCGCCAGCGCCAAAAAAATGCGGGCCACCAAAAAGCGCTACGGCCAGATGCTCAAATCGATGCTTCAGGCCGAAAAGACCATGCAGCCAATCCTCGACAGCTTTCAAGACAACGTGCTTTTTCTCAAACACAACCTGAATGCACAGGCCATCGGAGCCCTGCGTGGCGAGTTCAGCAATCTGAAGTCCGATATCGGAAAGCTTATCAAGCGGATGAACCAATCCATAGCGCGCTCGAACAGTTTCATCGAGTCACTTCAGCAGCCTTAA
- a CDS encoding inorganic phosphate transporter, whose translation MELSNIKQIEDATRFGRPEIFRLGIGIIFIAGVMLFTDFRFGNTTDNTMLIVAAMIGGYMAMNIGANDVANNVGPAVGSKALTLTGAILLAVIFEGAGALIAGGDVVDTIRKGIIDPSLIADRDTFIWIMMAALLAGAVWLNIATAMGAPVSTTHSIVGGVLGAGIAAGGIDIANWNKVAAISASWVISPVLGGLIAAGFLYLIKRTITYQSDMARAAKRMVPLLVALMVMAFSTYLILKGLKKVWRIDFQTAAMTGLFFATAIYLLVRPVIEKTADRLPNSKVGVNSLFTAPLIFAAALLSFAHGANDVANAVGPLAAINEAISGSRIVQKAAVPLWVMMVGAFGIALGLALYGPRLIKTVGSEITELDQMRAFCIAMAAAITVIIATQFGLPVSSTHIAVGAVFGVGFLREFLKATYARTMEEIMSHHDGQDQVVVEAFLDEFSRASTNRKGEMLAQLKAHSAEADLTKKERKGLRKIYRQQLVKRSALLKILAAWLITVPVSGLLAAALFYAIRGFMLP comes from the coding sequence ATGGAACTCTCAAACATCAAGCAGATTGAAGACGCCACCCGTTTCGGCCGTCCCGAAATCTTCCGTCTCGGCATCGGCATCATATTCATCGCAGGTGTGATGCTCTTTACCGATTTCCGCTTTGGTAATACCACCGACAATACCATGTTGATCGTGGCAGCGATGATCGGCGGTTATATGGCGATGAACATCGGAGCCAACGACGTTGCCAACAATGTCGGGCCGGCGGTGGGTTCAAAGGCGCTGACACTGACCGGCGCTATCTTACTTGCCGTAATCTTCGAGGGAGCAGGGGCACTGATCGCCGGCGGCGATGTGGTGGACACGATCAGGAAGGGCATTATCGACCCCTCCCTGATTGCCGACAGGGACACCTTCATCTGGATTATGATGGCGGCTCTGCTGGCCGGAGCAGTCTGGCTCAACATCGCCACTGCAATGGGTGCACCTGTCTCCACCACCCACTCCATCGTCGGCGGCGTACTGGGTGCGGGCATTGCCGCTGGCGGGATCGATATCGCCAACTGGAACAAGGTGGCAGCCATCTCCGCCAGCTGGGTCATCTCCCCGGTTCTGGGTGGCCTGATCGCCGCTGGTTTCCTCTACCTCATCAAACGTACGATAACCTACCAGAGCGATATGGCCCGTGCCGCCAAAAGAATGGTGCCACTGCTGGTCGCACTTATGGTGATGGCCTTCTCAACCTATCTCATACTCAAAGGGTTGAAGAAAGTCTGGAGGATTGATTTCCAGACGGCCGCGATGACTGGTCTTTTCTTTGCGACTGCGATCTATCTGCTTGTCCGTCCTGTCATCGAAAAAACCGCAGACCGCCTGCCTAACAGCAAAGTCGGCGTTAACAGTCTATTCACAGCCCCTCTGATCTTCGCTGCCGCCCTGCTCAGCTTCGCCCACGGCGCCAATGATGTTGCCAATGCAGTTGGGCCGCTTGCAGCCATCAACGAGGCAATTTCCGGATCCAGAATTGTCCAAAAGGCTGCAGTTCCTCTCTGGGTAATGATGGTAGGCGCTTTCGGTATCGCCTTGGGACTGGCGCTCTATGGCCCTAGGCTGATCAAGACAGTGGGTTCCGAAATCACAGAACTGGACCAGATGCGGGCCTTCTGCATCGCCATGGCGGCCGCCATCACGGTCATCATCGCCACCCAGTTTGGTCTGCCGGTGAGTTCTACCCATATTGCCGTCGGTGCGGTATTCGGCGTCGGCTTTCTACGAGAGTTTCTGAAGGCCACCTATGCCCGTACGATGGAAGAGATCATGAGCCATCACGATGGACAGGACCAAGTGGTCGTTGAGGCGTTTCTTGATGAATTCAGCCGCGCCTCGACCAACCGCAAGGGAGAGATGCTGGCACAGCTCAAGGCACACTCCGCCGAAGCCGACCTCACCAAGAAAGAGCGAAAAGGCCTGCGCAAGATCTATCGTCAGCAACTTGTCAAACGATCAGCCCTGTTAAAGATCCTCGCAGCCTGGTTGATTACCGTGCCGGTATCCGGCTTGTTGGCCGCCGCACTCTTCTACGCTATCAGGGGCTTTATGCTTCCTTAA
- a CDS encoding homoserine O-succinyltransferase — protein sequence MPLVAHSSLPTFQRLQQEGQTVLPPERAAKQYIRELHIGLLNMMPDAALGATERQFFRLVGEANQIAQFYIHPFTLEGLPRDEKAREHIGQYYESFEQLKEDGLDALIITGANVTHPNLSQEPFWKPLIEVVDWAHENVTSMLCSCLATHAVMEFRHGQKRRHMGDKLWGVYGHKVVDRTHPLVNDVNTLFDVPHSRFNEITRDQFDASGLKVLVESDEGGVHLAVSEDGFRVVYFQGHPEYDTISLFKEYKREVKHFIAGERVDFPPFPDNYLHARDKAILCEYHDRLLTALGEGGELPEFPESLISDSIHNTWHDTAEAVLGNWIGKVYQVTHQERKYPFMEGINPNDPLGLAE from the coding sequence ATGCCATTGGTCGCACACTCATCACTGCCAACCTTCCAGCGCCTGCAGCAGGAAGGCCAGACGGTTTTACCCCCCGAACGCGCGGCGAAACAGTACATCCGGGAACTGCACATCGGCCTGCTCAATATGATGCCGGATGCAGCGCTTGGTGCCACTGAACGGCAGTTTTTTCGTCTCGTTGGAGAGGCGAATCAGATTGCGCAGTTCTATATTCATCCCTTTACACTGGAAGGATTGCCCCGGGATGAAAAGGCCCGTGAACATATCGGGCAGTACTATGAATCTTTCGAGCAGCTAAAGGAAGATGGGTTGGATGCCCTGATTATTACCGGAGCCAACGTCACTCATCCCAACCTCTCTCAGGAGCCGTTCTGGAAGCCGTTGATTGAGGTGGTCGACTGGGCTCACGAAAATGTCACATCCATGCTCTGTTCATGTCTGGCAACCCATGCGGTGATGGAGTTTCGTCATGGTCAGAAACGGCGGCATATGGGAGACAAGCTTTGGGGCGTGTATGGCCACAAGGTGGTCGACCGCACTCATCCGTTGGTCAACGACGTCAACACCCTGTTCGATGTCCCTCACTCCCGCTTCAATGAGATAACCCGCGATCAGTTCGATGCGTCTGGTTTGAAAGTGCTTGTAGAGAGTGATGAAGGTGGGGTGCATCTCGCTGTCAGTGAGGATGGCTTTCGCGTGGTCTATTTTCAGGGTCATCCCGAGTATGACACCATCAGCCTTTTTAAAGAGTACAAGCGTGAAGTGAAGCACTTTATTGCTGGTGAAAGGGTGGATTTCCCCCCCTTTCCCGACAACTATCTACATGCTAGAGACAAGGCGATTCTCTGCGAATATCATGACCGCCTGTTGACTGCACTCGGCGAGGGAGGCGAGCTACCTGAGTTTCCGGAATCGTTGATCAGCGATTCCATCCACAATACCTGGCACGATACTGCTGAGGCAGTCTTGGGTAACTGGATCGGCAAGGTTTACCAGGTCACTCATCAGGAGCGGAAATACCCGTTCATGGAAGGTATAAATCCTAATGATCCACTTGGCTTGGCGGAGTGA
- a CDS encoding ATPase yields MKLSVGDFRAWEHKCVTLMGMSGVGKTRLSNILRDSDWFHYSGDYRIGTHYLDEPILDHIKEQAMQVPVLRDLLRSDSIYIRNNITVDHLKPVSIFLGMLGNPELGGMPLREFKRRQNLHREAEIAAMRDVPGFIRKAQRIYGYRHFINDVGGSLCELDEPGIIELLSEHTMILYIRASERDETALIERAVRDPKPLYYRENFLDEQLDLYLQEQDLPYVAMIEPIKFVRWVFPKLFRSRIPRYEAIAQGYGYTVTTDELAQVQNVDDFLVMLESVIERNPPSV; encoded by the coding sequence GTGAAACTGAGTGTAGGTGACTTCCGGGCATGGGAGCACAAGTGCGTGACGCTGATGGGGATGTCAGGCGTTGGAAAGACGCGTCTGTCCAACATCCTGCGTGACAGTGACTGGTTTCACTATTCGGGAGATTACCGGATTGGCACCCATTATCTGGATGAGCCGATCCTCGATCATATCAAGGAGCAGGCGATGCAGGTGCCTGTGTTGCGGGATCTGCTTCGTTCCGACTCTATCTATATTCGCAATAATATCACTGTCGATCATCTCAAACCGGTTTCGATCTTTCTGGGTATGCTGGGTAACCCTGAACTTGGCGGTATGCCGCTGCGTGAATTCAAACGGCGGCAGAATCTGCATCGCGAGGCGGAGATTGCGGCCATGAGGGATGTGCCAGGGTTTATCCGCAAGGCACAACGGATTTATGGGTATCGCCATTTCATCAACGATGTAGGGGGCAGCCTGTGTGAGTTGGATGAACCTGGCATCATTGAACTGCTCTCCGAGCATACGATGATACTCTACATTCGGGCCTCGGAGCGTGACGAGACAGCGCTGATCGAGCGGGCTGTGCGTGATCCCAAGCCACTTTACTATCGGGAGAACTTTCTCGATGAGCAGCTCGATCTCTACTTGCAGGAACAGGATCTGCCCTACGTGGCGATGATCGAACCCATTAAATTCGTTCGCTGGGTCTTTCCCAAACTGTTTCGTAGCCGCATTCCCCGGTATGAGGCGATTGCACAGGGTTATGGCTACACAGTAACCACGGACGAGCTTGCTCAGGTCCAGAATGTCGATGATTTTTTGGTCATGCTTGAAAGTGTGATTGAACGAAATCCACCCAGTGTTTGA
- a CDS encoding response regulator, with amino-acid sequence MSQLELSDLSVILVEPSLTQRHIIDGYLSDLGISKIETLESGEAALEAMRRTPPDLVISTLYLPDMTGTDLVTTMRSEPLLVDTAYILISSETRFRFLDPIRQAGAIAILPKPFSEDDLNIALKSTVDYIETPEIHLDNIDTESLRILVVDDSQMARNHIRRLLEAMGMEQITEAENGSEGAQLVNDHYFDLVITDYNMPEMNGQEFIDYIRNNSLQPTIPILMITSESNQSRLAAVQQSGVSAICDKPFEPVILKRYLEKTLADDNN; translated from the coding sequence ATGAGCCAATTGGAGTTAAGTGACCTCAGCGTCATCCTTGTCGAGCCTTCGTTGACCCAGAGGCATATCATCGATGGCTATCTTTCTGACTTGGGCATCTCCAAGATTGAAACCTTAGAATCCGGTGAAGCAGCTCTGGAGGCCATGCGCCGCACCCCGCCAGACCTTGTCATCAGCACGCTCTACCTGCCCGATATGACAGGGACTGACCTTGTCACCACGATGCGTAGCGAACCACTACTCGTGGATACAGCCTATATCCTGATCTCCAGCGAAACCCGGTTCCGCTTTCTGGACCCGATTCGCCAGGCAGGCGCAATCGCCATTCTTCCCAAGCCCTTTTCGGAAGATGACCTGAATATTGCCTTGAAATCCACTGTCGACTATATCGAAACACCCGAAATCCATCTCGACAATATCGATACCGAATCGTTAAGAATTTTAGTGGTGGATGACAGCCAGATGGCGCGAAACCATATTCGCAGGCTGTTGGAAGCCATGGGCATGGAGCAGATCACCGAGGCGGAGAATGGTTCCGAGGGAGCACAACTGGTCAATGACCACTATTTCGACCTCGTCATCACCGACTACAATATGCCGGAGATGAATGGACAGGAGTTTATCGACTATATCCGAAACAACAGCTTACAGCCGACCATTCCCATTTTAATGATCACGAGCGAGTCGAACCAGAGCCGTCTTGCTGCGGTGCAGCAATCAGGCGTTTCCGCCATCTGCGACAAACCTTTCGAACCCGTCATTCTCAAACGCTATCTGGAGAAAACGCTGGCAGATGATAATAACTGA
- a CDS encoding response regulator: MPQVLIIDDQSISRMILEELTRSIEPDVTTQSFADPVSALEWAKHNEFDLVITDFKMPQMDGVEFIQWLRKIPSCSDIPVVIITCVEDKSVRYRALESGATDFLTKPIDHTECRARCHNLLTIRRQQQIIKDRASWLEREIRDTTEELHLREQETLLRLAKAGEFRDQETGNHVLRMSQYSEIIAEEIGMSKDECHLIRHAAPMHDIGKIAIPDAILRKTGTLAADEWQIMQSHSQAGHDILCESPSKYLQMGAIIALHHHEHFDGSGYPYGKKGDKIPIEARIVAVADVFDALISERPYKRAWSVNEALAYLKQEKGRHFDPDCLGAFLTRFGRVIEIHDSLDDAPKQATGLGASE, encoded by the coding sequence ATGCCCCAGGTTCTAATCATCGATGATCAATCCATCAGCCGGATGATTCTGGAGGAGCTCACCCGCTCAATCGAACCGGATGTCACCACACAATCCTTTGCCGACCCCGTCTCTGCGCTGGAGTGGGCCAAACACAACGAGTTCGATCTTGTCATTACCGATTTCAAAATGCCGCAGATGGATGGCGTGGAGTTTATCCAGTGGCTGAGAAAAATCCCCTCCTGCAGTGATATCCCCGTTGTGATCATCACCTGCGTCGAAGATAAGTCGGTGCGATATCGTGCACTCGAGTCAGGCGCAACCGACTTTCTTACAAAGCCGATTGACCATACCGAATGCAGAGCCAGGTGCCACAATCTGCTGACAATTCGTCGTCAACAGCAGATTATCAAGGATCGCGCCTCCTGGCTGGAACGGGAGATCAGGGATACCACCGAGGAGTTGCATCTGCGCGAGCAGGAGACTCTACTGCGTTTGGCGAAAGCAGGGGAGTTCCGCGATCAGGAAACCGGGAATCATGTACTGAGAATGTCTCAATACAGCGAGATCATTGCCGAAGAGATCGGCATGTCCAAGGATGAGTGTCATCTGATCCGGCACGCCGCACCCATGCACGATATCGGAAAAATCGCCATCCCGGACGCGATCCTGCGCAAGACAGGCACTTTGGCAGCCGATGAGTGGCAGATCATGCAGAGCCACTCACAGGCAGGGCATGATATCTTATGTGAGAGCCCTTCCAAATATCTGCAGATGGGCGCAATTATAGCCCTCCATCATCATGAGCATTTCGATGGTAGCGGCTATCCATACGGAAAAAAAGGAGATAAAATCCCAATAGAGGCACGCATCGTAGCTGTTGCCGATGTTTTCGATGCCTTGATTTCGGAAAGACCTTACAAGCGGGCATGGAGCGTAAACGAGGCATTGGCCTATCTGAAGCAGGAGAAAGGCCGCCATTTCGACCCAGACTGTCTGGGGGCATTTCTCACACGCTTTGGGAGAGTCATTGAGATTCACGACTCACTCGACGATGCTCCAAAACAGGCCACAGGCTTAGGAGCCTCTGAATGA
- a CDS encoding response regulator, whose protein sequence is MQNQPTFHGRRPFGFNQFPDFEIEHSGIRLLVALPIFSWLVIQTYLSHTGSELSPPLILATGYVVFAATMLLFIINDPHPSSSRRIAGIIADVAFLSCLTFFSGKNGLFLLFLYPLLISSNGFRFGASYLYFTLSVSILGLGAALITSTFWSQHLLQGMGALAGITGVSLYLASIIKAVGSDSWGPLDSEEITTKEVLPETPQDTGIESAQDAVDLAFPFTESALEAESGAHSNNRKVLLLSRNPTNAEHLSTYLKDWNHAFETSQNSMQAFNRLMVNADTQDDQPFDILLVDHRQLEMDPLQIAAAISEEPALANTSLFFLGPKQPEQYRQQLLQAGYSQILETPLNKSILFAALRANPEIQDSEKSVVSLISRLNLKACSLPPQEILVAENNPVDRSSIERALKQEGHRVYAVENGEQALDALESHHFDLAIVNLSMPVMSGIQVIKLHHFTHSMRRWMPFVVITDENSPATIRECESAEADACIFKPIQQNELVKTVTAVISSDQEKTRESTTVTPEDGVTTRFHNADTLDVSVLKNLEILGNDPQFISNLITTFTLDSERTLQQMDQALADNDSELFKDLAHLFVDSAGHLGAFALYEYSLSASRILPSEFDAHGANILQEMRATFTRTSDALMRFLSKDDETSSYLS, encoded by the coding sequence ATGCAAAATCAGCCCACCTTCCACGGCAGACGTCCTTTCGGTTTCAATCAATTCCCCGATTTTGAAATCGAGCATTCAGGCATTCGCCTGCTGGTCGCCCTACCGATTTTCTCCTGGCTGGTTATTCAAACCTACCTCAGCCACACAGGTTCCGAACTGTCTCCACCGTTAATTCTTGCAACTGGTTACGTTGTTTTTGCCGCCACCATGTTGCTCTTTATTATTAACGACCCACACCCCTCGTCTTCCCGGCGGATTGCCGGCATCATTGCCGATGTTGCCTTTCTCTCCTGCCTCACTTTTTTCAGCGGCAAAAATGGTCTGTTTCTGCTATTTCTCTATCCACTGCTCATCAGTAGCAATGGATTTCGGTTTGGCGCCTCCTATCTCTACTTCACCCTCTCAGTCAGTATTCTCGGTCTCGGTGCCGCACTGATTACGAGCACCTTCTGGTCTCAGCATCTGTTACAGGGAATGGGCGCTTTAGCTGGAATAACTGGCGTCTCTCTCTACCTCGCATCTATCATTAAGGCTGTGGGAAGCGATAGCTGGGGTCCATTGGATTCTGAAGAGATCACCACGAAAGAAGTACTTCCGGAGACTCCACAAGATACAGGCATCGAGAGTGCCCAGGATGCCGTGGATCTGGCATTCCCTTTCACAGAATCCGCATTGGAAGCGGAATCAGGTGCACACAGCAATAATCGCAAGGTACTACTGCTTTCCAGGAATCCGACCAATGCGGAGCACCTCAGCACCTATCTCAAAGACTGGAATCATGCGTTCGAGACGAGTCAGAACAGCATGCAGGCCTTCAACCGATTGATGGTGAACGCCGACACCCAAGACGATCAACCCTTTGATATCCTGTTGGTTGATCATCGTCAGTTGGAAATGGATCCCCTACAAATTGCTGCGGCCATTTCCGAAGAGCCAGCGCTGGCCAATACTTCACTGTTTTTCCTTGGCCCAAAACAGCCTGAGCAATATCGCCAACAACTTCTCCAGGCTGGCTACTCACAGATCCTTGAGACACCACTCAATAAATCCATTCTGTTCGCGGCCCTGCGTGCCAACCCGGAAATTCAGGATAGTGAAAAGAGCGTTGTCAGCCTGATCAGTCGACTTAATCTCAAAGCCTGCTCTCTCCCCCCGCAAGAGATCCTGGTTGCCGAAAATAATCCAGTCGACCGGAGCAGCATCGAACGCGCGTTAAAGCAGGAGGGCCATCGGGTCTACGCGGTAGAAAATGGTGAACAGGCGCTGGATGCACTCGAGAGCCACCATTTCGATCTTGCGATTGTCAATCTCTCCATGCCGGTCATGAGCGGCATTCAGGTCATTAAACTCCACCATTTCACCCACTCCATGCGCAGATGGATGCCGTTTGTAGTAATAACAGACGAGAATTCCCCCGCAACAATCAGAGAGTGCGAAAGTGCTGAAGCCGATGCCTGCATCTTCAAACCCATTCAACAAAACGAGTTGGTTAAAACAGTTACTGCAGTTATCTCGTCTGATCAGGAAAAAACCAGAGAAAGTACAACTGTGACACCTGAAGACGGCGTCACCACCCGTTTCCACAATGCTGACACACTGGATGTCAGCGTTCTGAAAAATCTCGAAATACTCGGGAACGATCCGCAGTTCATCTCCAATTTGATTACAACCTTCACTCTCGATAGCGAAAGAACCCTGCAACAGATGGATCAGGCCCTTGCCGATAACGACAGTGAACTCTTTAAAGACCTCGCTCATCTGTTCGTAGACAGCGCAGGACACCTGGGGGCATTCGCACTCTATGAATACAGCCTCAGCGCATCACGTATACTGCCTTCTGAATTCGACGCCCATGGTGCCAACATCCTGCAGGAGATGCGCGCCA